The genome window GCAAACAAGAACGAGATTAAATTTACGATAGAGAGCTTAAGCATTTATAAATTTATACCCCACGCCGCGCACCGAGTGGATAAAGCGCGGATTTTTCGGATCGTCGCCGATCTTTTGTCTGATACGTCCTACGATGACGTCTATACTCTTTATCCCGCTTTGAAATTTGACGGAGTCGATGTTTAAAAGCAGATCCTCGCGCGAGATTACAAATCCCTCTCGTTCAAACAAAAATGCGAATATATCGTACTCTGCGCGAGCTAAATTTATCTCTACGCCATCTTTTTTAAGCGCGTGTTTATCTTTGTCCAAAGTAAAAATTTTACCGCTTGGTTGATCTTGCAGTCCTCGGCGAAGTATCGCTCGTATCCTAAAAGCAAGCTCGACGGGTTCATAAGGCTTAGCCAGATAATCATCCGCTCCAAGCTTAAATCCTTGAACTTTATCTAAAGTTTCAGATCTAGCTGAGGAAATGATAATAGGAAGCGTCGGATGCGTCTTTCGCACTTGTTCGCACACCTCAAACCCGTCCATATCCGGCAAAGATAGATCAAGTACCAAAGCATCGTATTTTAGCCCATTTTCTAGGATTTTTAGCCCTT of Campylobacter showae contains these proteins:
- a CDS encoding response regulator transcription factor, which translates into the protein MIRILLIEDDEQLAKLLARMLELEGIETTMAFNPLEGLKILENGLKYDALVLDLSLPDMDGFEVCEQVRKTHPTLPIIISSARSETLDKVQGFKLGADDYLAKPYEPVELAFRIRAILRRGLQDQPSGKIFTLDKDKHALKKDGVEINLARAEYDIFAFLFEREGFVISREDLLLNIDSVKFQSGIKSIDVIVGRIRQKIGDDPKNPRFIHSVRGVGYKFINA